The genomic interval TCGAGCTGTTCGGACAGGGCCGTCTTGTACGCCGACGGGCTGACGTTGTAGTACTCGGTGGGGACCATCTGGAGCGGCTGGGCGCCGGGGTGGGTGGCGATGAACTCCTGGTTGACCCGGTTGAGCAGATGGGCCTGGGCGGCGCCCGCCGCGCCACCGCCGGTCCCCCATTTCACCTTGTCGGCTTCGCAGTTCCAGTCGGTGTAGCTGATGTCGTCCAGCGGGACCGCGAAGGTGCGGACGCCGATGTCCCACATCGTCCGGAACTTGTCGACGAGCGCCTTCACGTCCGCGTCGGAGCTGTAGCACACCGAGAGGCCGGGCGAGAGGGCGTAGGTGAACTCGACGTGCCGCAGCGCCGCCCGGTCGGCGAGGTCCTTGATCTGCGCCAGCCGGTCGGCGGGGTACGGGTCGCGCCACTTGGCCCGGAGGTAGTCGTCGTCCTTGGGCGAGTACACGTAGATGTTCATCTTGTGCTCGCCGTAGTAGTCGAGCTGGTCGAGGCGGGCCTCGTGCGACCACGGGGTGCCGTAGAAGCCCTCGATGACCCCGCGCAGCGCGGTGCCGGGCCAGTCGCGCACGGCGAGTCCGGCGACCTTGCCGCCCGGGTGCCCCCGGTGCGGCAGGACCTGGCGCAGGGTCTGCGCGGCGTAGTAGGTGCCGGTGGTGTCCTTGCCGGCGAGGACGATCCGGTCGGCGCCGATCCCGAGGACGTAGCCCTCGGCGGGCAGTTCGGCGGGCCCGTCGAGCTTCTGCGCGGCGAGGGCGGCGGCGTCACCCGCGTACACGGTGAGTCGGCCGGGGACGGGCCGCCGCTCGCGGACGACGTGCCGGGCGCCCGCCTTGCGCAGGGCCGTCTCCACCACGTCGAGCGTGGGTCCGTCGGCGGTCTCCCCGGCGATCAGGGTGACGGTGGGGGTGACGGTCACCCGGTCGGGGCGGGGCTCGGCGGACTGCGGGGTCGGGGTGATCGTGGGTGTGTCCCGGGCCCTGGCCGGTGCGGGCGGGGCGTCGGCCGCCCGGGCGGCCGGTCCGGCGGCGAGCATGCCGCCTGCGAGCAGGGTCGCCGCGGCGGCGAGAGCGGTGATGCGGGGCGGGCGAGGCGTCACAGGTCCTCCATCGGTCACTCAAGACACCAAAGTCGCGCAACACAACGGGACCGAATGCGACATCCTGGCGCCGACATGTCAATGGTCTGGACAACATCACTGCGCGGACCTGCGGTTTTACGGCCGACTGGCCCGTGCGCGACTACCGGGCGAAGAGTTCGAACGTGACGGCGGGACGCCCGCCGAAGCGCTCGGCGGCGGCCTCGGCATTGCCGGTGAGGAAGCTGCGGCAGTAGGTCTCGGGGTCCTCGTCCGTGAGGACTTCGATGTACGTGCGGTGGGCCAGGAGGGACTGCACCGACCGTTCCAGACCAGCGGTCGCGTCCACCGCGTGGGTGGGCGTGGACGACCCCGCCACGGCCACCCAGCGCACGCCGTCCCACGGTTCGAGGCCCTGCTCCCCCAGCTCCGGGAAGATCCAGCGGTTGCCCGCGTCGGCCGCCGCGTCGAGGGTGGCGCGGCCGACGGCGCGGTGGTCCGGCGTGTTCCATGCGACACCGCCCCAGGTGTCGCGGTGGTTGAGCGTGATGACCAGCTCGGGGCGGTACCGCCGGATGGCCGCCGCGATGTCCCGGCGGAGCGGGACGCCGTACTCGATCACCCCGTCGTGGTGATCCAGGAACTCGACGCGGGAGACGCCGACCGCCGCCGCGCTCGCGCGCTGCTCCCGCTCGCGCAACGGCCCGCACTTCTCGGGTGCGAGGGTGTCGATACCGGCCTCGCCCCTGGTCGCGAGCAGATACGTGACCTCGCGGCCGGCATCGGTCCAGCCGGCCACCGCTGCCGCGCAGCCGTACTCCAGGTCGTCGGGGTGCGCGACCACGGCGAGCGCGCGCCGCCAGTCCTCGGGCATGGGCTTCAGCTGCTCGGTCATATCCGCAGGCTAACGGGCAAGGCGACGGTGAGACCCGTGACACGACGGGCTTCGATACCCAGGGGGGTATCCTTGGCGGTCCGGGGCAGGAGAGCGCGAGACCTGTCCCGTACCCCGGTGAACGAAAGGAACACAGCTCGTGACCAGCCCCGTATCCCTCTCCCCCGCCCAGGCGGCCGCCCGCCTCACGGAGTTCACCGTGATCGACGTACGCGCACCCGGTGAGTACGCGGCGGGGCACGTACCGGGGGCGCTGAACATACCGCTCGACCGGCTCGACGAGGCGCTGCCCGCGCTCAAGTCCGCGTCCGCCCGCGGCGCGCTGCTCGTGGTCTGCGCCTCCGGCAACCGCTCGACGCGCGCCTGCGACCTCCTGTCGGCGGCCGACATCGAGGCGGCGACGCTCACCGGCGGCACCTCCGCCTGGGCGAGCGAGGGCCACGGCCTGGAGCGTCCGGAGGGCGCGCGGGCCACCTGGCCGATGGAGCGCCAGGTCCGGCTGGCGGCCGGCTCGCTCGTGGTGGCCGGGCTGCTGGCGGGCCTCCGGTATCCCGCCGCGCGCTGGCTGTCCGCCGGTGTCGGCTCCGGTCTCGTCTTCTCCGCCGTCACCGACACCTGCGGGATGGCGGCGGCCCTCTCGAAGCTCCCGCACAACCGCGCGCCGCGCTCGGCGCCGAGCCTGAACGCGACGCTGGACGCCCTCCAGGGCTGAGGCATCGCGGGGCCGGTCCCGTACGGCCGGCCCCTGGACGCCGCGGGTCAGCCCTCGTCGCGGACCAGCGCGAGCAGCCGGTCCAGCACGCGGGGCCCGCCCGCGCGCAGCCCGTCGTGCTCGAACTCGTCGGTCACCCAGGTGCGCAGCCCCCGGATCGCGGCGGCGGTGCGCAGTGCGTGGGCGGTGTCCACGTACATGTCGTCGTGGTAGACGGCGGCGGCCACCGGGACGTCGTTGGCGGCCAAGCGCGCGGGGTCGTACAGCGGCTCCCAGTCGGTGCGGGCGGCGAGGAGCGCGGCCGTCTCGCGCAGCGGGCGCAGCGCGGGGTCCACCTCGAAGTGCCAGGGGTGGATGGACTCGCCCGTGAACAGGACCGGTCCGTCACCCGCGAGGGCGGTGGCGGCGTCGAACTGCGGGAACTCGGCGCGGACCCGCTCGGCGGCCCAGTCCGTGGGGCGCTCGTCCTGGCCGTAGATGGCCTCGTGCATGAGGGCGTACAGGGGGTGCCCGGCGAAGGAGGTCGCGGCGCGCATGGCCTCCTGGAAGGTGTCGGAGAGCTCGGTGCCGTGCGGGGTGCGGACGAAGGCGTTCTCCAGGAGGTAGTGCAGCTGGTGGCTGCCGCTGCCGCCGCCGAGCATGATGCCGAGGGACTGGAAGCTCTCGGGCGTCAGCCGGTGCCCGGCGCTCTCGGGGCGGTGCTCCGCGAGGTGAGCGGTGATCTCCCGGGCGCGCTCGACATCCTGTGGGTAGCGGGCGTAGTGCGCGGCGACCTTCCGTTCGATACGGGGATACGCGGCCCGGTAGACGTCGTCCGCGTGGGCGTCGAGGGAGGGCAGACCGCCGGTGATCAGGACGGTGGCCAGCCCCTCCGGGGCGGACGAGAGATAGCGGACGGCGCAGAAGCCGCCGAAGGACTGGCCGAGCACGGTCCAGGGCGCGCCGCCGGTCAGCTGCGGGCGGATGAACTCGCAGTCCCGCACGATGTTGTCCGCGCGGAAGTGCGCGAGGTAGTCGGCCTGCTCGCGCGGCCCGCCCCGCAGCGGGAGGGTCTGCCGGTTGGCCGGGGTCGACAGGCCGGTGCCGCGCTGGTCGAGCAGGAGCACCCGGAATTCGCGCACCGCCCGCCCGAGCCACGCCTCGGCGCCGGTGAAGCGCCGGGCGCCGAAGCCGGGACCGCCCTCCAGATACAGCAGCCAGGGCAGCTCCTGGCCGGCCCGGGACGCGGCCACGATCTCCCGGCCGAAGACCTCGATCTGCTCACCGCCGGGGTCGGAGTGGTCGAGCGGGACGGTGAAGCGGTGGTCGGTGAGGACGAGACCGGGCTGCCGGTAGCTGTTCAAGGGGGCTCCTGGATCGGACGGTTCCCGGACAGTTCAGCACACCGGTGTGCCCCGGACGGTCGCGGCCCGTGTGCGGCCGGGGCGCCGGGCTCCTACCGTGCTCTCATGATCCGGTTCGAACAGGTCGGCAAGGTCTACCCGGACGGCACGACCGCGGTCGACGCGCTGTCCTTCGAGGTCGCCGAGGGGGAACTGGTCACCCTGGTGGGCCCTTCGGGCTGCGGCAAGACGACCACGATGATGATGGTGAACCGGCTGATCGAACCGACCTCGGGCCGCATCCTGGTGGACGGCCGGGACATCGCGGAGACCGATCCGGTGAAGCTGCGGCGGGGCATCGGCTACGTCATCCAGCAGGTGGGGCTCTTCCCGCACCGGACGGTCCTCGACAACACGGCGACCGTGCCGGCGCTGGTGGGCTGGAAGCGGTCCAGGGCCCGGGAGCGGGCGGCCGAGCTGCTGGACCTGGTGGGGCTCGATCCGTCGGTGTACGGCTCCCGCTACCCGGCGCAGCTCTCCGGCGGCCAGCGCCAGCGCGTCGGCGTGGCGCGGGCCCTCGCGGCCGACCCGCCGGTGCTCCTGATGGACGAGCCGTTCGGTGCGGTGGACCCCGTGGTGCGCGAGCGGTTGCAGAACGAATTCCTCAAGCTCCAGTCGAGGGTGAGGAAGACGGTCCTGATGGTCACCCACGACATCGAGGAGGCCGTCCGGATGGGTGACCGGATCGCGGTGTACGGGCAGGGGCGCATCGAGCAGTTCGACACCCCGGGCGCGGTGCTCGGCTCGCCCGCGACCCCGTATGTGGCGGAGTTCGTCGGCGCGGACCGGGGGCTGAAGCGGCTGTCGGTCACCGCGATCGAGCCGGACGACCTGGAGCAGCCGCCGCTGGCCCGCCTCGACGAGCCGGCCGGGGCGGCGGCGGCCCGGCTGGCCGCCGCCGGCGCGCGCTGGGCGGTCGTGCTGAACGAGGCGGGCGAGCTGCACGGCTGGGTGTCGGCGGACGCGCTGCGGATCGCCGGGGACGAGGGCACGGTGGGTGAGCTGGCCCGCCGGATGGACGCGTGGGTGCCGGTGGGGGCGCCGCTGAAGCGGGCGTTCAGCGAGATGCTTCAGCGGGACGCGGGGTGGATCGCGGTGCTGGACGGGGCGCGGTTCCTCGGGGTGCTGACCCCGGCGAAGCTCCACGAGGCCCTGCGCCGTTCGGTGGACGCGGACGCGCAGGGCGTGGGGCGCGACGAGGTGCGGTTCGACTCGGTGGCGGACGCCTGAGGGGCGCGCCGGGGGCGGTCAGGCGTCCGCCGCGTACTGCCAGAAGTCGCGCATCAGCGGCGGCGGGGTGGGGCCGGTCATCTCCACCTGACTGAGCATGATCGCGGCCGTGCCGGTGGCCGGGACGATGTGTGCCGTGGTGCCGGTGCCACCCACCCAGCCGTAGCGCCCCGGCACGTTGTACGGGGCGGTCGTGTCGACGTCCACCGAGCCGCCGAAGCCCCAGCCCTGCCCCTCGGTGAACAGCCCGCTGGCCTCGCGCTGAGCGGGGGTCAGGTGGTCCGTCGTCATCTGCCGTACGGAGGCGGGTGACAGGAGGCGCCGGCCCTCCACCGCGCCCTCACCGAGCAGCATGCGGGCGAAGGTGTGCAGGTCGTCCACGGTGGAGACCAGTCCGCCGGCCCCGGACGGGAAGTCCGGCATGCTGCTCCACTGCCCGGCCGGGACGTCGATCAGCTCCACTCCGCCGTCCGCTCCGGGCCGGTACAGAGCGGTGAAGCGGTCGAGCTTCTCCGCCGGGACCATGAAGCCGGTGTCGTTCATGCCGAGGGGGCCGAAGATCCGCTCGGCGAGGAAATCCGGCAGCGGCTGCCCGGCGACCCGGGCGATGAGCACGCCCAGGATGTCGGAGCAGGTGTTGTACAGCCACTCCCGGCCCGGCTGGGCCAGCAGCGGGATGCGCGAGAGCGTGTCCATCCAGGCATCCGGGGCAGCGACTCGGCGCGGCTGCGGCGCCCCCTGCTTCAGCTCGCTGAACAGGAGACGGGCGGCGGGCAGCGAGAAGTCGGACGGGAATCCGTACCCCGCGCGCGAGGTCATGAGGTCGAGCAGGGTGATGGGGCGTGTCGCCGGGACCACGTCGTCCACCGGGCCGTCCGGGGTGCGGACGACGACGGGCGCCGCCAGCTCGGGCAGCCAGGACGAGACCGGGTCGTCCGGCGCGATCCGCCCGTCCTCGATCAGCAGCATGGCCGCGGCGGCGACGACCGGTTTGGTGAGCGAGGCGATCCTGAAGACCGAGTCCCGGGCCATCGGGGCGCCGCCGTCCGTGCCGGCGTCGCCCACGGCCGCCACTTCGACGCGTCCGCCGCGCGCCACCAGGCCCACGGCGCCGGGGACCGATCCGTCGTGGACGTACTTCTCGAGAACTGCGCGCAGGGTGCTCATCGCTCCGCCTTGTCCGGGATTGTCGATGTGTTGACCGGTGCGGCGGCCCGGACTCATCGGTCGGCGCGCCGCTTCCCGCGCTCACCCCTTCTCACCGGGGATGAGGTGTTCGGAGCGCAGATAGGCGCGGGCCACGTCCTCGGGGAGACGGCGCCAGCTGTCCACCTGTTCGTTGAGCCGGGCCAGGTCCGCGGTGGTCAGGACGGTGTTCAGCTTGCCCAGGGCCTTGCGCACCCCGGCGCCGCCCGCGCGGGCCCGGTTGACGACGGGGACGAGGTAGTCGGCGTTCTGGAGGTGCTTGTCGTCGGCGAGGATGACGAGGCCGAAGTCGTCCAGCGTTGCGTCGGTGGTGGTGGTCAGCACCATCTGGTCGCGGCCGCTCTGGACGGCCTGCTTGGCCTGCGTGGTGCCGACGCCCTTCGGGTCGACGGAGGTGATGTCGATGCCGTACGTCTTCTTCAGGCCGGGCGCGCAGTACGGGCGCTGGACGCACTCGTCGCCGGCCGCGAGGCGTACCGGGAGGCCGGAGCGGCCGAGGTCGCTGAGGGTCTTCAGGTGGTGCTCGCGGGCGTAGGCGGCGGTGACGGCGAACGCGTTCTGGTCGACCGCCTTGCCGGGGTCGAGGACGGTGAGTCCGCGCGGTGCGGCGAGGGCGCGCAGGGCCTTCATCGTGGCGGCGAGGTCCGGTGAGCCGACGGGGGCGGCGTCCGCGCCGTGCTCCTTGGCGTTGAGCCAGTCGGCGAAGGTGGCCGCGTATTCGGGGACGACGTCGATCTGGCCGTTCTCCAGGGCGGGTTCGTAGATCTCCCGGTTGGTGACGGAGATGATCTTGGTGGAGTATCCGGCGCGGTCCAGCAGCAGGGCGTACATCTGGGCGAGGAGGTCGCTCTCGGTGAATCCCGCGGAACCGATGGTCAGGTGCTTGCTGTCGCCGGGCGGGGCGGTGACCGCGCCCTGGTTCTCCAGCGCAGGTCCGGTGGTGCAGGCGGTGGCCGCGAGCAGCAGGAGCGCGGCGAGCGGGCGGCCCGCCCGGACGCGGGGTCCGGCCCTCATGCGGTCGCCTCCGCCACGCGCAGCCCGAACCGGCGCGGCGCGAACCGCTGGGCCGCCTCGAAGACCCCCTCCACGACCAGCGCGAACGCGGCGACCAGGACCGCTCCGGCGACCACCTGCGGGGTGGAGGCGAGGTTGAATCCGGCGGTGATGATGCGGCCGAGCCCGCCGCCGCCAGCGAGGGCCGCGATGGTGGCCGTGGCGACGAGCTGGACGGCGGCGATGCGCACCCCGGTGATGATGAGGGGCAGGGCGAGCGGCACCTCGACCTGGAGGAGCAGTTGGCGGCCCGTCATGCCCATGCCCCGGGCGGCCCGGACGACGTCCCGGTCGACCTCGCGCATGCCGACGTACGCGTTGGTGAGCAGCGGGGGCACGGCGAAGAGGACGAGCGCGACGACCGTGGGCCCCTCCCCCCAGCGGCCGACCGGGGTGAGCAGGAGGAGCACCAGGACGGCGAACGTGGGCACGGCGCGCCCGACGTTGGAGATGTTGACGGCGAGCGCGCCGCCCCGGCCGAGGTGGCCGAGGAGCAGGGCGACGGGCAGTGCGATGAGGCAGCTGATCAGCAGGCAGACGGCGGTGAGGTAGAGGTGCTGGCCGAGCCGGACCCCGATGCCGTCCTGGCCCTGCCAGTGCGCGGAGGTGGTGAGCCAGGACCAGGCGTCCGTCAGGGTGTTCATGACCGGCTCCTCGTCCACGGGGTGAGCAGGCGCTGCAGCAGCAGGAGGAGCAGGTCGGCGGCGACGGCGATGACGACGCACAGGACGGACGCGGTGAGCACCTGGGCCTTGAAGTACGTGTTCATCCCGGCGTAGATGAGGTTGCCGAGCCCGCCGTAGCCGACGATCGCGCCGATGGTGACCAGGGAGACCGCGGAGACGGTGGCGATGCGCAGCCCAGCCATCGCGGCGGGCAGGGCGAGCGGGAGTTCGACGGCGACGAGCAGCCGTACGGGGCCGTAGCCCATGCCCCGCGCCGCCTGCCGGGTCTCCTCGGGGACGGCGCGCAGCCCGGCGAGGACGTTGCGCACGAGCAGGGTCAGCGAGTAGAGGACGAGGCCCGCGACGACGAGCGAGGCTGAGAGCCCGTACACCGGCAGCAGCAGGGAGAACATGGCGAGCGACGGGATCGTGTAGAGGATCGTCGTCACGCCGAGGACGGGTCCGGCGGCCCACTGCCAGCGGCGCGCGGCCAGGGCGAGCGGCAGGGCGAGGGCGAGGCCGATGAGCACGGAGACCGCGGTCAGCTGGATGTGTTGCAGCGCGGCTTCCCAGAGGATGTGGCGGCGGCTGCTGAGGTAGGCGCCGCAGACCCACTCGTTGCGCGCGAGGCAGTCGTCGGGAGGCGCGGTCACCCGTCCATTGCAGCCCGGACGGCCCGGACGCGCGCGCCCGGGCCGTCCGATCGGGCCACAGCGCCCACGGGTCAGGACGTGGCGGCGGCCTTGTCGAGGATCGCGGCCAGTTCGTCGGGGCGGGAGAACATCGGCCAGTGGCCGGTGTCCATGGTGGTCAGCTCCCACCGCTCGCTCGTCAGCAGCCGGGCCACTGCCTCGGCCGGTTCCGGTCCGTCGAGGAGGCACTTGATGTAGGTCGCCGGCAGCTCGCCGAGCGGGCGGTCCAGGACGGCCGGGTCGGCCAGGGCGGCGCCCGGGTGCGGGGTCGCGCCCTTCCGGAACCGTGCGATCTGCTCGCCGGTCAGCTCCTGGCCCTCGAACTCCTCGGCCTCCGGTACGGCCCAGAGTCCGCCGTTCGCGTCGAGCTGCCCCTGGAGCTCGGCCGGCCCCTGCCACCAGGTGGAGACGAACGACTCGCCGTCGGCAGGGACGGAGGCGTCCACGAAGACGACACGGGTCAGCCGGTCGCCCAGGCGCTCGGCGGCCTGTCCCACGGGGATGCCGGAGTAGCT from Streptomyces drozdowiczii carries:
- a CDS encoding ABC transporter ATP-binding protein produces the protein MIRFEQVGKVYPDGTTAVDALSFEVAEGELVTLVGPSGCGKTTTMMMVNRLIEPTSGRILVDGRDIAETDPVKLRRGIGYVIQQVGLFPHRTVLDNTATVPALVGWKRSRARERAAELLDLVGLDPSVYGSRYPAQLSGGQRQRVGVARALAADPPVLLMDEPFGAVDPVVRERLQNEFLKLQSRVRKTVLMVTHDIEEAVRMGDRIAVYGQGRIEQFDTPGAVLGSPATPYVAEFVGADRGLKRLSVTAIEPDDLEQPPLARLDEPAGAAAARLAAAGARWAVVLNEAGELHGWVSADALRIAGDEGTVGELARRMDAWVPVGAPLKRAFSEMLQRDAGWIAVLDGARFLGVLTPAKLHEALRRSVDADAQGVGRDEVRFDSVADA
- a CDS encoding rhodanese-like domain-containing protein, whose product is MTSPVSLSPAQAAARLTEFTVIDVRAPGEYAAGHVPGALNIPLDRLDEALPALKSASARGALLVVCASGNRSTRACDLLSAADIEAATLTGGTSAWASEGHGLERPEGARATWPMERQVRLAAGSLVVAGLLAGLRYPAARWLSAGVGSGLVFSAVTDTCGMAAALSKLPHNRAPRSAPSLNATLDALQG
- a CDS encoding alpha/beta fold hydrolase, which produces MNSYRQPGLVLTDHRFTVPLDHSDPGGEQIEVFGREIVAASRAGQELPWLLYLEGGPGFGARRFTGAEAWLGRAVREFRVLLLDQRGTGLSTPANRQTLPLRGGPREQADYLAHFRADNIVRDCEFIRPQLTGGAPWTVLGQSFGGFCAVRYLSSAPEGLATVLITGGLPSLDAHADDVYRAAYPRIERKVAAHYARYPQDVERAREITAHLAEHRPESAGHRLTPESFQSLGIMLGGGSGSHQLHYLLENAFVRTPHGTELSDTFQEAMRAATSFAGHPLYALMHEAIYGQDERPTDWAAERVRAEFPQFDAATALAGDGPVLFTGESIHPWHFEVDPALRPLRETAALLAARTDWEPLYDPARLAANDVPVAAAVYHDDMYVDTAHALRTAAAIRGLRTWVTDEFEHDGLRAGGPRVLDRLLALVRDEG
- a CDS encoding ABC transporter permease; protein product: MNTLTDAWSWLTTSAHWQGQDGIGVRLGQHLYLTAVCLLISCLIALPVALLLGHLGRGGALAVNISNVGRAVPTFAVLVLLLLTPVGRWGEGPTVVALVLFAVPPLLTNAYVGMREVDRDVVRAARGMGMTGRQLLLQVEVPLALPLIITGVRIAAVQLVATATIAALAGGGGLGRIITAGFNLASTPQVVAGAVLVAAFALVVEGVFEAAQRFAPRRFGLRVAEATA
- a CDS encoding ABC transporter permease, with amino-acid sequence MTAPPDDCLARNEWVCGAYLSSRRHILWEAALQHIQLTAVSVLIGLALALPLALAARRWQWAAGPVLGVTTILYTIPSLAMFSLLLPVYGLSASLVVAGLVLYSLTLLVRNVLAGLRAVPEETRQAARGMGYGPVRLLVAVELPLALPAAMAGLRIATVSAVSLVTIGAIVGYGGLGNLIYAGMNTYFKAQVLTASVLCVVIAVAADLLLLLLQRLLTPWTRSRS
- a CDS encoding serine hydrolase domain-containing protein, translated to MSTLRAVLEKYVHDGSVPGAVGLVARGGRVEVAAVGDAGTDGGAPMARDSVFRIASLTKPVVAAAAMLLIEDGRIAPDDPVSSWLPELAAPVVVRTPDGPVDDVVPATRPITLLDLMTSRAGYGFPSDFSLPAARLLFSELKQGAPQPRRVAAPDAWMDTLSRIPLLAQPGREWLYNTCSDILGVLIARVAGQPLPDFLAERIFGPLGMNDTGFMVPAEKLDRFTALYRPGADGGVELIDVPAGQWSSMPDFPSGAGGLVSTVDDLHTFARMLLGEGAVEGRRLLSPASVRQMTTDHLTPAQREASGLFTEGQGWGFGGSVDVDTTAPYNVPGRYGWVGGTGTTAHIVPATGTAAIMLSQVEMTGPTPPPLMRDFWQYAADA
- a CDS encoding alpha/beta fold hydrolase; this translates as MTDFVLVAGAWLDETAWDEVVPVLRAAGHGAHPLTLSGLGGKRDRPVGRQTHVTDIVAEVERLDLRDVVLVGHSYSGIPVGQAAERLGDRLTRVVFVDASVPADGESFVSTWWQGPAELQGQLDANGGLWAVPEAEEFEGQELTGEQIARFRKGATPHPGAALADPAVLDRPLGELPATYIKCLLDGPEPAEAVARLLTSERWELTTMDTGHWPMFSRPDELAAILDKAAATS
- a CDS encoding ABC transporter substrate-binding protein, encoding MRAGPRVRAGRPLAALLLLAATACTTGPALENQGAVTAPPGDSKHLTIGSAGFTESDLLAQMYALLLDRAGYSTKIISVTNREIYEPALENGQIDVVPEYAATFADWLNAKEHGADAAPVGSPDLAATMKALRALAAPRGLTVLDPGKAVDQNAFAVTAAYAREHHLKTLSDLGRSGLPVRLAAGDECVQRPYCAPGLKKTYGIDITSVDPKGVGTTQAKQAVQSGRDQMVLTTTTDATLDDFGLVILADDKHLQNADYLVPVVNRARAGGAGVRKALGKLNTVLTTADLARLNEQVDSWRRLPEDVARAYLRSEHLIPGEKG
- a CDS encoding PIG-L deacetylase family protein, translated to MTEQLKPMPEDWRRALAVVAHPDDLEYGCAAAVAGWTDAGREVTYLLATRGEAGIDTLAPEKCGPLREREQRASAAAVGVSRVEFLDHHDGVIEYGVPLRRDIAAAIRRYRPELVITLNHRDTWGGVAWNTPDHRAVGRATLDAAADAGNRWIFPELGEQGLEPWDGVRWVAVAGSSTPTHAVDATAGLERSVQSLLAHRTYIEVLTDEDPETYCRSFLTGNAEAAAERFGGRPAVTFELFAR